The Achromobacter pestifer genome includes a region encoding these proteins:
- a CDS encoding RNA polymerase sigma-70 factor, translated as MTGSVTLFDRHRPRLYAIAYRMLGSVAEAEDVVQDAWLRWHGADHAAVENPEAWLVTVTTRLSIDRLRAARAERENYVGVWLPEPMLMATPSTPEQIHELADDVSVAFLFMLERLSPDARAAFLMRDVFDADYDDIAQTLDKTQAAVRQLVRRARQQLRQGAPREAVPRATLQRLLQAFADAMNRSDFHGLHALLSDDAELIGDGGDKVSAFASLVGGKRLAQLFYAGKRRYRDALRTEVVQVNGQWTLLRFIDGHLESVQSYETDGKRLTRVLVQRNPDKLARIATALAQR; from the coding sequence ATGACCGGCTCCGTGACCCTGTTCGACCGCCATCGTCCCCGCCTCTACGCGATCGCCTACCGCATGTTGGGCTCGGTAGCCGAAGCGGAAGACGTGGTGCAGGACGCATGGCTGCGCTGGCATGGCGCCGACCACGCCGCCGTAGAGAACCCCGAGGCCTGGCTCGTCACCGTCACCACCCGCCTGTCCATCGACCGCCTGCGCGCCGCCCGTGCCGAACGGGAAAATTACGTGGGCGTCTGGCTACCGGAACCGATGCTGATGGCAACACCGTCCACGCCCGAACAGATCCACGAATTGGCCGATGATGTGTCGGTGGCGTTTCTGTTCATGCTGGAGCGCCTGTCGCCGGATGCCCGCGCGGCCTTCCTGATGCGCGACGTGTTCGACGCCGACTACGACGACATCGCGCAGACCCTGGACAAGACCCAGGCCGCGGTGCGACAGCTGGTGCGGCGGGCCAGGCAGCAATTGCGCCAAGGCGCCCCGCGCGAGGCCGTGCCGCGCGCCACGCTGCAGCGGCTGCTGCAGGCCTTCGCCGACGCGATGAACCGCAGCGACTTCCACGGCCTGCATGCGCTGCTGAGCGACGACGCCGAGCTCATCGGCGACGGCGGCGACAAGGTCAGCGCCTTTGCCAGCCTGGTGGGCGGCAAGCGGCTGGCCCAGCTGTTCTACGCCGGCAAGCGCCGCTACCGCGACGCGCTGCGCACCGAGGTGGTCCAGGTAAACGGGCAATGGACGCTGCTGCGTTTCATCGACGGCCATCTCGAATCCGTGCAGTCCTACGAAACGGACGGCAAGCGCCTGACCCGGGTCCTGGTGCAGCGCAATCCGGACAAGCTGGCGCGCATCGCCACCGCCCTGGCGCAACGCTGA
- a CDS encoding cupin domain-containing protein, with protein sequence MPPLTKLALSFIAAGALLGQPAHAASHHGASAGKPADPIVTEVMSKDLPDIPGRDAVMLVVDYPPGAADPLHRHDASAFVYVLEGSIVMQVKGGKEVTLTPGQTFYEGPDDIHTVGRNASQTKPAKFVVVLIKKKGAPALIPVQ encoded by the coding sequence ATGCCCCCACTCACGAAACTCGCGTTGTCTTTCATCGCTGCCGGCGCGCTGCTGGGCCAGCCCGCCCATGCCGCATCGCACCACGGGGCGTCCGCCGGCAAGCCGGCTGATCCCATCGTCACTGAAGTGATGAGCAAGGACCTGCCCGACATTCCCGGCCGGGATGCGGTGATGCTCGTCGTCGACTATCCGCCCGGGGCGGCCGATCCCCTGCATCGGCACGACGCCTCGGCCTTCGTCTACGTGCTGGAGGGCAGCATCGTCATGCAGGTCAAGGGAGGCAAGGAAGTGACGTTGACCCCGGGCCAGACCTTCTACGAAGGGCCAGACGATATCCACACGGTGGGCCGCAACGCCAGCCAGACCAAGCCGGCCAAGTTCGTGGTCGTGCTGATCAAGAAAAAGGGAGCCCCCGCCCTGATTCCCGTTCAATAA
- a CDS encoding carboxymuconolactone decarboxylase family protein → MSQRLNAYAQSPELFKKFVEFGMLLKSGAIEQPILRLVEIRASQINGCGFCLDMHVKDAKIHDERELRLHHVAIWRESAEFSPRERACLAWTEALTTLGAQGVPDEIYERVRTQLSEKEISDLSFAVMAINGWNRLNVGFRTVPGSADKAYGLDRAKFN, encoded by the coding sequence ATGAGTCAACGTCTGAATGCCTACGCGCAATCGCCCGAACTGTTCAAGAAATTCGTCGAGTTCGGCATGCTCTTGAAGTCCGGGGCGATCGAGCAGCCGATCTTGCGCCTGGTCGAAATCCGCGCCTCGCAGATCAACGGCTGCGGCTTCTGCCTGGATATGCACGTGAAGGATGCCAAGATCCACGACGAGCGCGAACTGCGCCTGCACCACGTGGCGATCTGGCGCGAATCCGCCGAGTTTTCGCCGCGTGAGCGCGCCTGCCTGGCCTGGACCGAGGCGCTGACCACGCTGGGCGCGCAGGGCGTGCCGGACGAGATCTATGAACGCGTCCGCACGCAATTGTCCGAAAAGGAAATCTCGGACCTCAGCTTCGCCGTCATGGCGATCAATGGCTGGAACCGGCTGAACGTGGGCTTTCGCACCGTGCCGGGTTCGGCCGACAAGGCATACGGTCTGGACCGCGCCAAGTTCAACTAA
- a CDS encoding MBL fold metallo-hydrolase, with protein sequence MFAIENTESIDLVPSRYALQIGDIDALVVSDGVLPLPTATMATNADPADLAAWLEHMFMPPDAFDWPLNVMVARSGDQTILIDAGLGGQFAGFPRAGLFPQRLESAGIALESVTDVIITHMHMDHVGGLLVPGVKERLRPDVRIHVSATEVAFWTSPDFSHTVMPKPVPAVLKSTATSFYNEYRDRLRLFDDRHEVAPGVIVRMTGGHTPGHSVVDLVSDGERLTFAGDAMFPVAFDHPEWQNGFEHDPEEAARVRIGLFQELAQNRGLLVAAHLPFPSLGRVAADGDAFRWVPVIWDF encoded by the coding sequence ATGTTTGCCATTGAAAACACCGAATCCATCGACCTGGTTCCCTCGCGCTACGCGCTGCAGATCGGCGACATCGACGCGCTGGTCGTCAGCGACGGGGTGCTGCCGCTGCCGACCGCGACGATGGCCACCAATGCCGATCCCGCCGACCTCGCGGCCTGGCTGGAGCACATGTTCATGCCTCCCGATGCGTTCGACTGGCCGCTGAACGTGATGGTGGCCCGCAGCGGTGATCAGACCATCCTTATCGACGCGGGACTGGGCGGGCAGTTCGCGGGCTTTCCGCGCGCCGGACTATTCCCCCAGCGGCTCGAGTCCGCTGGCATCGCGCTGGAGTCCGTGACCGATGTGATCATCACGCACATGCACATGGACCACGTGGGCGGGCTGCTCGTCCCCGGTGTCAAGGAACGCTTGCGGCCCGACGTGCGCATCCACGTGTCCGCGACCGAAGTGGCGTTCTGGACTTCGCCGGATTTTTCGCACACGGTCATGCCCAAGCCGGTGCCCGCGGTGCTCAAGTCCACCGCCACCAGCTTCTACAACGAATACCGCGACCGGCTGCGGCTCTTCGACGACCGCCATGAGGTGGCGCCGGGCGTCATCGTGCGCATGACCGGCGGCCATACCCCGGGGCACAGCGTGGTCGACCTGGTCTCGGACGGCGAGCGGCTGACCTTTGCCGGCGACGCCATGTTCCCGGTCGCATTCGATCATCCCGAATGGCAAAACGGTTTCGAGCATGATCCCGAGGAAGCGGCGCGCGTGCGCATCGGCCTGTTCCAGGAGCTGGCGCAGAACCGCGGATTGCTGGTCGCCGCCCACCTGCCGTTTCCGTCCCTGGGCCGTGTCGCGGCCGACGGTGACGCGTTTCGCTGGGTGCCCGTCATCTGGGATTTCTGA
- a CDS encoding LysR family transcriptional regulator produces the protein MPTPIPASPVTPSANGPDSLADSFATSYAGVMAFLAVAAEGNFAKAGDRLGIGRSAVSRSVQKLEDQLGVRLFVRTTRSTSLTAEGQRFYEQCHPGVERIIQALDDMRDVREGPPSGLVRVCSTVGFGRKVVAPLLKEFRQAHPNISVELLLDDGPTDFTTDRVDVSFRNGRMEDSQVIAKKVIPMQMMLCASPDYAARHGLPRDVEELAGHSCVNFLLASGRVYEWEFKVGGHLRKFAPPAMLTFNDADLVLQAVLDGHGIAQMAAYQVCDHLRAGTLVACLPQHAPDDRGHYLCFLSRQHLPARMRVFIDFMTERIRALDLHSIDSVLLKQA, from the coding sequence ATGCCTACCCCTATCCCTGCCTCCCCGGTTACCCCTTCCGCGAACGGCCCGGACTCCCTGGCCGACAGCTTCGCCACCAGCTATGCCGGCGTCATGGCCTTCCTGGCCGTCGCCGCCGAGGGCAACTTCGCCAAGGCCGGCGACCGGCTGGGCATAGGACGTTCGGCGGTCAGCCGCAGCGTGCAGAAGCTCGAAGACCAGCTGGGCGTGCGGCTCTTCGTCCGCACCACGCGCAGCACCTCGCTTACCGCGGAGGGGCAGCGCTTCTATGAACAATGCCATCCTGGCGTGGAACGGATCATCCAGGCCCTGGACGATATGCGCGACGTGCGCGAGGGCCCGCCTTCCGGCCTGGTGCGCGTCTGTTCCACGGTGGGTTTCGGCCGCAAGGTCGTGGCGCCCCTGCTGAAGGAGTTCCGCCAGGCCCATCCGAACATCTCGGTGGAGCTGCTGTTGGATGACGGCCCGACCGACTTCACCACGGACCGCGTCGACGTGTCGTTTCGCAACGGCCGCATGGAAGACAGCCAGGTGATCGCCAAGAAAGTCATCCCCATGCAGATGATGCTGTGCGCCTCGCCCGACTACGCCGCCCGGCACGGCCTGCCACGGGACGTGGAGGAGCTCGCTGGCCACAGCTGCGTGAATTTCCTGTTGGCGTCGGGCCGCGTGTACGAATGGGAGTTCAAGGTTGGCGGCCATCTGCGCAAGTTCGCGCCACCCGCCATGCTCACCTTCAACGATGCCGACCTGGTGCTGCAGGCGGTGCTGGACGGCCATGGCATCGCGCAGATGGCGGCCTACCAGGTCTGCGATCACCTGCGCGCGGGCACGCTGGTCGCCTGCCTGCCGCAGCATGCCCCCGACGACCGGGGGCACTATCTGTGCTTTCTCAGCCGCCAGCACCTGCCGGCGCGCATGCGGGTCTTCATCGATTTCATGACGGAACGCATCCGCGCGCTGGACCTTCACAGCATCGACAGTGTGCTGTTGAAGCAGGCCTGA
- a CDS encoding HlyD family secretion protein: MSLYRKQALAAQRSVGLGDIVLIRPVSFALVTAVLAGFVLAVCLFLAFGSYTKRATVSGQLAPDTGLIKLYVPQAGVVLERRVQEGQHVAAGEVLYVVSGDQQSALGETQEAISGQIRQREESLRLARQKTLLLQQGEHDTQATAIASLKAQLAAMDSQIEGQRARIKLAEDSARRYHGLMEKGYLSAEEADQKRAELLEQRNQLQALLRDRIGLAMDLSNRQAAQADLALRQQNQLAQLDRDMADIAVDLSRSEARRRVVISAPQAGVATAVSAAAGQAVDNKRPLATIVPDGARLQAELLAPSRAVGFVAPGDRVLMRYAAYPYQTFGQQAGVVQTVTRSALPEWQLNEAAANGDAQEDLYRITVSLDTPARGPQGQTLTLRPGMRLEADILQQTRRLYQWAFDPAYRLSGKL, encoded by the coding sequence GTGTCGCTCTATCGCAAACAGGCGCTTGCCGCGCAACGCTCCGTCGGGCTGGGCGATATCGTCCTGATCCGGCCAGTGTCGTTCGCACTGGTCACCGCCGTGCTGGCGGGTTTCGTGCTGGCCGTCTGCCTGTTTCTTGCGTTCGGCTCGTACACCAAGCGCGCGACCGTGAGCGGCCAGCTGGCCCCCGACACCGGACTGATCAAGCTTTACGTGCCGCAGGCCGGCGTCGTGCTCGAACGCCGGGTCCAGGAAGGCCAGCATGTCGCCGCGGGCGAGGTGCTCTACGTGGTGTCAGGCGATCAGCAAAGCGCCCTGGGTGAAACCCAGGAGGCGATCAGCGGCCAGATCCGGCAGCGCGAAGAAAGCCTGCGGCTGGCGCGCCAGAAGACGCTATTGCTGCAGCAGGGCGAGCACGACACCCAGGCCACGGCGATCGCCAGCCTGAAGGCGCAGCTGGCCGCCATGGACAGCCAGATCGAGGGGCAGCGCGCCCGCATAAAATTAGCCGAAGACAGCGCGCGCCGCTATCACGGCCTGATGGAAAAAGGCTATCTTTCCGCCGAGGAGGCCGACCAGAAGCGCGCCGAACTGCTGGAACAGCGTAATCAGCTGCAAGCCCTGCTGCGCGACCGCATCGGCCTGGCCATGGACCTGTCCAACCGCCAGGCCGCGCAGGCGGACCTGGCGTTGCGGCAACAAAACCAGCTGGCACAGCTGGACCGGGACATGGCCGACATTGCCGTGGACCTCAGCCGCAGCGAAGCCAGGCGCCGCGTCGTCATCTCCGCACCGCAGGCGGGCGTCGCCACCGCCGTGAGCGCCGCCGCGGGCCAGGCCGTGGACAACAAGCGGCCGCTGGCCACCATCGTGCCCGACGGCGCCCGCCTGCAGGCCGAACTGCTGGCGCCCAGCCGCGCGGTGGGCTTCGTCGCGCCCGGCGACCGGGTGCTCATGCGCTACGCGGCCTACCCGTACCAAACCTTCGGGCAGCAGGCCGGCGTCGTCCAGACCGTGACGCGCAGCGCCTTGCCCGAATGGCAATTGAATGAAGCCGCCGCGAACGGCGATGCCCAGGAGGACCTGTACCGGATCACGGTGTCGCTGGACACTCCCGCGCGCGGGCCGCAGGGCCAGACGCTGACGCTGCGGCCCGGCATGCGGCTGGAGGCGGACATCCTGCAGCAGACGCGCCGCCTGTACCAATGGGCGTTCGATCCCGCCTACCGGCTGTCGGGGAAACTATGA
- a CDS encoding LysR family transcriptional regulator, with amino-acid sequence MNLRFLETFVRAARLKKMTLAAEELHASQAAISARIAAFEEELGVRVFVREKGKQLSLTPVGADMLGPAEELLAHARAFTSRFGTTDVRPTQVSIGMSGTVAQAILEPMAATLYRQWPDVTVHLQSLTSTDIRQQLLDGALDIGLLLGSVDEPNVVNRKLLELDYVWVCSPKLISCGTEPTRDQMKQLPLLCYPVDSLLYSVIAAYFAAPQMQGFKLIVVRSLSVMLRLVLAGAGYAVLPADLIRDELDSGKLARLPFSRPFPPQTYFASYVDQPAVPLRAAMVDCICEVARQVLNSVPEDPSITG; translated from the coding sequence ATGAATCTCCGGTTTCTGGAAACGTTTGTTCGCGCCGCCAGGCTCAAGAAAATGACATTGGCCGCGGAAGAGCTGCATGCTTCCCAGGCAGCCATCTCGGCTCGCATAGCGGCCTTCGAAGAAGAGCTGGGGGTAAGAGTATTTGTGCGGGAAAAGGGTAAGCAGCTGAGTTTGACGCCCGTCGGCGCGGATATGCTCGGACCCGCGGAAGAGTTGCTGGCTCATGCGAGAGCATTTACCAGCAGGTTTGGGACCACGGATGTCAGGCCCACGCAGGTCAGCATCGGCATGAGTGGAACCGTCGCGCAAGCCATACTTGAACCCATGGCGGCCACGCTTTACAGGCAGTGGCCGGACGTTACGGTGCACCTGCAGTCGTTGACCAGCACCGACATACGTCAGCAACTGCTGGACGGCGCGCTGGACATAGGGCTGCTGCTGGGTAGCGTCGACGAGCCGAATGTGGTCAACCGGAAGTTGCTGGAACTGGATTATGTCTGGGTCTGCAGTCCGAAACTGATCAGTTGTGGCACGGAACCCACGCGGGATCAGATGAAGCAGCTTCCCCTGCTGTGCTATCCGGTGGATTCGCTGCTGTACTCGGTGATAGCCGCCTACTTTGCGGCTCCACAGATGCAGGGCTTCAAGCTGATCGTGGTGAGGTCGCTGTCGGTCATGCTGCGCCTGGTCCTCGCGGGCGCCGGATACGCGGTCTTGCCGGCCGATCTCATCCGCGACGAGCTCGATTCAGGCAAGCTTGCGCGGCTTCCGTTTTCCAGGCCGTTTCCGCCGCAGACGTACTTCGCCTCTTATGTTGACCAGCCCGCGGTTCCGCTGCGCGCCGCCATGGTGGATTGCATCTGCGAGGTCGCGCGGCAGGTCTTGAACAGTGTGCCGGAAGATCCGTCGATTACCGGATGA
- a CDS encoding Ohr family peroxiredoxin, with amino-acid sequence MSKLRPPPQSLLEKYRGGDFHPLYTTSVTVRGGEAAHGRASGMAISDDGELIVELRLPVELGGTGGGTNPEQLFAAGYAACFHGALSMLAERAGLAIADASVTATISFGRDPVDGLFALTADVNIHLPGVPKPIAEELVRNTERLCPYAKMAQGGIQSVVALTQ; translated from the coding sequence ATGAGCAAACTGCGGCCTCCTCCCCAGAGCCTCCTGGAAAAGTACCGAGGCGGGGACTTCCATCCCCTGTACACCACCAGCGTGACGGTGCGTGGCGGGGAGGCCGCGCATGGGCGGGCTTCCGGCATGGCCATTTCGGACGACGGCGAGCTGATCGTGGAACTGCGCCTGCCAGTGGAGCTGGGCGGCACGGGCGGGGGCACCAACCCCGAACAGCTATTCGCCGCCGGCTATGCGGCGTGCTTCCACGGTGCGCTCAGCATGCTGGCCGAACGCGCCGGCCTGGCCATTGCGGACGCTTCCGTGACGGCCACCATCTCGTTCGGCCGCGACCCCGTCGATGGCCTTTTTGCCCTGACCGCGGACGTCAACATCCACCTGCCCGGCGTGCCCAAGCCTATCGCCGAAGAGCTGGTGCGCAACACCGAACGCCTGTGTCCGTACGCCAAGATGGCCCAGGGCGGGATCCAGAGCGTGGTGGCCCTGACCCAATAG
- a CDS encoding bestrophin family protein, translating to MHLGKSYRLGEFIIWTRRKIYVLLALGLAPVLLHQLAGLTWLTLPLSVVSLLGTATTFVVGFKNVQTYTRTVEAQKIWMSIVSASRYWGIISRNYAGDAERGAALVQRHLAWLTALRYQLREARVWETVGSRPNAEYRKQYVIPERAESLESALSRYLPAQDIVALMQTDDKAAQLLAMQGQAARGLLEVGAITAAECAELNNRIRELLDLQGQAERIKNFPYPRQYAIINTLFVRSFCVALPFGLTGQFAQLGQDIGGYMQGQMAWLAVPFSVIISWIYTSLEQVGESTENPFEGSANDVPISRLSAMIERDLKQMAGSANLPALPASLIVL from the coding sequence ATGCATCTGGGAAAATCCTATCGCCTGGGCGAATTCATCATCTGGACCCGAAGGAAGATCTACGTCCTGCTGGCGCTGGGCCTGGCCCCTGTGCTGCTCCATCAGCTTGCCGGGCTGACATGGCTGACGCTGCCCTTGTCGGTGGTGTCGCTGTTGGGCACCGCCACCACCTTTGTCGTCGGCTTCAAAAACGTGCAGACCTATACGCGCACGGTCGAAGCGCAGAAGATCTGGATGAGCATCGTCAGCGCCAGCCGCTACTGGGGCATCATCAGCCGCAACTACGCCGGCGATGCCGAGCGCGGCGCGGCATTGGTGCAGCGGCATCTGGCCTGGTTGACTGCGCTGCGTTACCAATTGCGCGAGGCGCGCGTATGGGAAACCGTCGGCAGCCGCCCCAATGCCGAATACCGCAAGCAGTATGTCATTCCGGAGCGCGCCGAGTCCCTGGAATCCGCGCTGTCCCGCTACCTGCCGGCGCAGGACATCGTGGCGTTGATGCAGACCGACGACAAAGCCGCGCAGCTGCTCGCCATGCAGGGCCAGGCGGCCCGCGGCCTGTTGGAAGTAGGCGCCATCACCGCAGCGGAATGCGCCGAACTCAACAACCGCATCCGGGAACTCCTCGATCTGCAGGGGCAGGCGGAGCGCATCAAGAATTTTCCGTATCCGCGCCAGTACGCCATCATCAATACCCTGTTCGTGCGTTCCTTCTGCGTGGCGCTGCCGTTCGGTCTGACCGGTCAGTTCGCCCAGCTTGGCCAGGATATCGGCGGCTACATGCAAGGCCAGATGGCGTGGCTCGCGGTGCCGTTCAGCGTGATCATCTCGTGGATCTACACCTCGCTGGAGCAAGTGGGCGAAAGCACGGAGAACCCCTTCGAAGGCAGCGCGAACGATGTGCCCATCAGCCGCCTGAGCGCGATGATAGAAAGGGACCTGAAGCAGATGGCGGGCAGCGCCAACCTGCCCGCCCTGCCGGCCTCGCTGATCGTGCTGTAA
- a CDS encoding SDR family oxidoreductase, producing MKILVIGGTGLIGSKLVNLLVERGHEAIAASPATGVNTMTGEGLDAALVGVDTVVDVANSPSFEDRAVLEFFQTSGRNLLAAEARAGVRHHVALSVVGTQRLAESGYFRGKIAQEALIVAAGIPYTIVHSTQFFEFLGGIVQSGAEGAQVRLSPAYVQPIASDDVARAMADATLAPPVNGIVEIAGPERVRLAELVQRYMAKIGDTRSVQADPGARYFGALLDDDTLVPGAGPRLGEIDFETWFSRSGASK from the coding sequence ATGAAAATCCTGGTTATCGGCGGCACGGGCCTGATCGGCTCCAAGCTCGTCAACCTGCTGGTTGAGCGCGGCCATGAGGCAATTGCCGCGTCCCCCGCCACGGGCGTCAACACCATGACCGGCGAGGGCCTGGATGCCGCGCTCGTCGGCGTCGATACGGTAGTTGACGTCGCCAACTCGCCGTCGTTCGAAGACCGCGCCGTGCTGGAGTTCTTCCAGACCTCGGGGCGCAATCTACTGGCGGCAGAGGCGCGCGCCGGCGTGCGCCACCACGTTGCGCTGTCGGTGGTAGGCACGCAACGCCTGGCCGAAAGCGGCTACTTCCGCGGCAAGATCGCGCAGGAAGCACTGATCGTGGCGGCCGGCATTCCCTACACCATCGTGCACAGCACCCAGTTCTTCGAGTTCCTGGGCGGCATCGTGCAGTCGGGCGCCGAGGGCGCGCAGGTGCGGCTGTCGCCGGCCTACGTCCAGCCCATCGCGTCCGACGACGTGGCGCGGGCCATGGCCGATGCCACGCTGGCGCCGCCGGTGAACGGCATCGTGGAAATCGCCGGCCCCGAGCGGGTGCGCCTGGCCGAGCTGGTGCAGCGCTATATGGCCAAGATCGGCGACACGCGCAGCGTGCAGGCAGACCCCGGCGCGCGCTATTTCGGCGCGCTGCTCGACGACGATACGCTGGTTCCGGGAGCCGGCCCGCGCCTGGGCGAGATCGACTTCGAAACCTGGTTCAGCCGTTCGGGCGCAAGCAAGTAG
- a CDS encoding peptidase domain-containing ABC transporter — protein sequence MNMLERLTLGVKRRVPRLLQTEAAECGLACVGMIAGYHGHQQSLATLRGRFPVSLKGATLATLIHVASQLGLASRPVKVSLGALGKLKLPCILHWEFNHFVVLTAINGRSATLIDPASGTRKCSIGELSASFTGVALELWPTPDFQEARDNRRVRLRELTGRVSGLGGAFSQVLLLALALEILTVVQPFFLQWVVDHVLNTGDRDLLTTLALAFGLMMVMKQLTSVARSWMLMVMGTTLNLQWRTNVFTHLLRLPVAYFEKRHLGDVVSRFGAIDAIQRTVTTSFLEAVLDGLVMLITLVLMFLYSPPLAWIAVGAMALYGLARWSGYAPLHYATEEHIVHAAKEQSHFLETVRGVKAIKLFQHQDDRRSRWLSLLVNEINADLRVQKWTLFFRTFNGLLFGLSSIAILWLGARLVLDGQFTVGALLAFIVYKTLFDQRVAALLDKLVEVKMLRLQGERLADIVREAAEPADAMPRAQDAPTRSPAIEVRNLRFRYGPQEPYVLDDVSFRIEPGESVAITGPSGGGKTTLINILLGVLPPTDGEVLIDGVPARGAGAASLRRIAGTVLQDDVLFAGSIGENISFFDPQHDPDRASRCAAIAAIHDDICAMPMGYNTLVGDMGTVLSGGQKQRVLLARALYKQPAILFLDEATSHLDLERERIVNTAIARLDMTRVIVAHRPDTIAAAGREISLVAGKVASDSGKPPKPASRTRRRAAPLASPAYD from the coding sequence ATGAACATGCTCGAACGCCTGACGCTGGGGGTCAAACGGCGCGTGCCCAGGCTGCTGCAGACCGAAGCCGCAGAATGCGGCCTCGCCTGCGTGGGCATGATCGCGGGCTATCACGGCCACCAGCAAAGCCTCGCCACCCTGCGCGGCCGTTTTCCCGTGTCGCTCAAGGGCGCGACGCTGGCCACCTTGATCCACGTCGCCAGCCAACTGGGCCTGGCGTCGCGGCCGGTCAAGGTCAGCCTGGGCGCCTTGGGCAAGCTGAAACTGCCCTGCATCCTGCATTGGGAATTCAATCACTTCGTGGTGCTGACGGCCATCAACGGGCGCTCGGCCACGCTGATCGATCCCGCCTCCGGCACGCGCAAATGCTCCATCGGCGAGCTGTCCGCGTCGTTCACGGGCGTCGCGCTGGAACTATGGCCCACGCCCGATTTCCAGGAGGCCCGTGATAACAGGCGCGTGCGGCTGCGCGAGCTGACCGGTAGGGTTTCCGGCCTGGGCGGCGCGTTCTCGCAGGTGCTGCTGCTGGCGCTGGCGCTGGAAATCCTCACCGTGGTCCAGCCGTTCTTCCTGCAGTGGGTGGTGGACCATGTGCTGAATACCGGCGACCGCGATCTGCTGACCACGCTGGCGCTGGCGTTCGGGCTGATGATGGTCATGAAGCAGCTGACCTCGGTGGCGCGCAGCTGGATGCTGATGGTCATGGGCACCACGCTGAACCTGCAATGGCGCACCAACGTCTTCACGCATCTGCTGCGCTTGCCGGTGGCCTATTTCGAGAAGCGGCATCTGGGCGATGTGGTGTCGCGCTTCGGCGCCATCGACGCCATACAGCGCACCGTGACGACCTCGTTCCTGGAGGCGGTGCTGGACGGCCTGGTCATGCTGATCACGCTGGTGCTGATGTTCCTGTACAGCCCGCCCCTGGCATGGATCGCGGTGGGCGCCATGGCGCTGTATGGATTGGCCCGCTGGTCCGGCTATGCGCCGCTGCACTACGCCACCGAAGAACACATCGTGCACGCCGCCAAGGAGCAATCGCATTTCCTGGAAACCGTGCGGGGCGTCAAGGCGATCAAGCTGTTCCAGCACCAGGACGACCGGCGTTCCCGCTGGCTGTCGCTGCTGGTGAACGAGATCAACGCGGACCTGCGCGTGCAGAAGTGGACGCTGTTCTTCCGCACCTTCAATGGCCTGCTGTTCGGCCTGTCCTCCATCGCGATACTCTGGCTGGGCGCGAGGCTGGTGCTGGACGGCCAGTTCACGGTGGGCGCGCTGCTGGCGTTCATCGTCTACAAGACCTTGTTCGACCAGCGCGTGGCGGCCCTGCTCGACAAGCTGGTGGAGGTGAAGATGCTGCGGCTGCAAGGCGAGCGCCTGGCCGATATCGTGCGCGAAGCTGCTGAGCCCGCCGACGCCATGCCGCGCGCGCAGGATGCGCCAACGCGTTCGCCCGCGATCGAGGTCCGCAATCTGCGCTTCCGCTACGGGCCGCAGGAGCCGTATGTGTTGGACGATGTCAGCTTCAGGATCGAGCCGGGCGAATCGGTCGCGATCACAGGCCCTTCCGGCGGCGGCAAAACCACGTTGATCAATATCCTGCTTGGTGTCCTGCCCCCGACCGATGGCGAAGTGCTGATCGACGGCGTGCCGGCGCGGGGAGCGGGAGCGGCGTCCTTGCGCCGGATCGCCGGCACGGTACTGCAGGACGACGTCCTGTTCGCCGGGTCCATCGGCGAGAACATCAGCTTCTTCGATCCGCAGCACGATCCCGACCGCGCCAGCCGTTGCGCCGCGATCGCCGCGATCCACGACGACATCTGCGCCATGCCCATGGGCTACAACACGCTGGTGGGAGACATGGGCACGGTGTTGTCCGGCGGCCAGAAGCAGCGCGTGCTGCTGGCGCGGGCGTTGTACAAGCAGCCCGCCATCCTGTTTCTGGACGAGGCCACCAGCCATCTGGACCTTGAACGCGAACGGATCGTCAATACGGCGATCGCCAGGCTCGACATGACGCGGGTGATCGTGGCGCACCGGCCCGACACGATTGCGGCCGCCGGACGCGAGATCTCGCTCGTGGCCGGCAAAGTGGCCAGCGACAGCGGGAAGCCGCCTAAACCGGCTTCCCGAACACGCCGCCGCGCCGCGCCACTAGCGTCGCCTGCGTACGATTGA